In Chryseobacterium sp. C-71, the genomic window CCAAATGCCAGCTGTACTGCTTTTGCTCAGGGATATACATTAGGTGCAACTGATTCTGGAGTAACTGCTGGTTCATGTTTTGGAAATCCGGATGATGATGTTTGGTTTAAATTTGTCGCAACTGCAACCACGCACAAAATTTCACTAAATAATATTGTCTCGATTGGAACAAATTTTAGTGATGATATCGATTTTCAGATTTTCAGCGGAGCTTGCGGAAATTTAACGAGTGTTTTGTGTTCAGATCCTGCATCTTCTTTGGTTACAGGATTGACTGTTGGCTCTACTTATTATCTGAGAGTTTACAGCGGTTCGGGTGCAGGTAGCAATAATAGTTTTGAAATATGTGTGGGAACAGTTCCGCCACCACCTGTTAATGACGTTTGTTCTGGAGCATTAGCCACAACATCTTTTCCATATTCTTATACACAGTCCGATGCTTTAGGAGCAACCAATAACTCTGGTTTTTTAAATGCTTGTAGTAATGGAACAACTGATAGAATGAATGACGGAACTTGGTTTACATTTGTAGGAAATGGCAGTAACGTCGATATCATTGTTGCAATGCCTGCAGGAAGTTATTTTGATCCTCAAATCGGAGTTTTCACAGGAAGTTGTGCTGCTTTAAATTGTTTTGATACGGTAGATGATGCCGGTGATGGAGAGACAGAAATCTTATCTGTAGCGAGTGTTGCCGGAACAACATATTATGTCAATGTAGGACATTATAATGGAGTTATTGATGAAGCAGAAGATACATTCACTATAAGTATGATAAGTGGTGTTTTAGCGGCTACAGAAGTTGATGAGGTAAAAAATAAAGTGAAAGTTTATCCAAATCCGTTTACTGATGGTATTAACCTTTCAGATTTCAAAAATATCAAATCAGTTTCAGTAATTGATTTGTCGGGGCGTAATTTAAAAACAATTGAAAGTCCGACCTCATTTATTCATTTAGATCAGTTAAAATCAGGAATGTATATTTTAAGTTTATTGATGAAAGATGGTTCTAAACAATCTTTAAAAATTATTAGAAAATAAAATTTTAATAACAATAAAAAAAAGGTGGCAATCAATTGACTGTCACCTTTTTTATGTTAAAAAATAAATTTATTCGTTGGGTGAAACTGGTTTTATTTCTCCTGTATTCATGAGGTCAAATACAGTTGGGAAAAACATCACAAGTATAAAGTAGATGATAATCATCAAGATGACTAAAGCGAATAAGATGATCACTAAACTGTTGGGTCTGTTTTTCTTTTGTGGTTCCATGATTTTTTGGGTATTAAATTAATAGATAGATTTGATAAATAATACTATGCTAATTTCTTGCCACATTGTTTGCAGTATCTCGCATCATCGTCAATATCTTCATTTCCACATCGTTCACAAATCAATTCTAGGTTTTGTCTCTTATTTCTCATTTCAGCAGTTACAATCCCTGTTGGCACTGCAATGATTGAATAACCAGCTAACATCAAGATCACAGCAAAAAATTTACCCGTTGGTGTGATAGGAGATACATCACCATAACCAACGGTTGTCACCGTAACCACAGCCCAATAGATTGATTGCGGAATCGTTTCAAAACCAGGTCTTCCGCCTTCTACCATAAACATCAATGAACCAACGATGACCGAAAATATAATTAAAAATAAAAGGAAAATATAAATTTTTCTCGAACTGTTTTTCAAAGCTCTCACAATGACAAAACCGTCATTCATAAAATCTAAAAGATTGAATACTCGGAAGACCCTAAGCATTCTCAGCATCCTGAAAATCAGGAAATATTTTGTCACAGGAAAAAGAAAACTCAGATAGAAAGGAATGAGTGAAAGGAAATCAATAATTCCAAAAAAACTGAAAATATAATGTTTCTTGTTTTTTAATACAGCAATTCTCGTAAAATATTCTGCAGAAAAAAGTACAGAGATGATCCATTCTGAAATGATAAAATAGATGTGAAATTTTTTATCCAGTTTCGGCACACTCTCCATCATAATGATAAAGGTGCTTACCAAAATAAGACAAAGCAGAACAATGTCAAACAATTTTCCGAGCTTAGTATCAGAGCGGTAAATAATTCGGTACAAGAATCTTTTCCAGAGCTTATCTCCGGGAACAAGATTATGTTCTCTTTCCATGATCAGAGTTTTTTTTAAATTTAGCAAATTATCCCTATTTTCGTAAACAAACTTACAGAATAATATGACAATACAAAAAGTAATTGCAGAGATAGAAAAATACATTGCAATGCCTCAGGCTGAAGACTTTGACAACGTGGGACTTCTATGTGGTTTGGCGGATAGAAATGTATCAGGAATTCTTGTATGTCACGATGCTTTAGAAAATGTGGTGGATGAAGCAATTCACAAGAACTGTAACTTGATTGTTTGCTTTCATCCGATTATTTTTTCAGGGTTAAAATCTCTGACCGGGAAAAATTATGTTGAAAGAGCCATTTTAAAAGCCATCGAAAATAAAGTTGCCATCTATGCGATTCACACCGCTTTCGACAATGATTTTTATGGAGTAAATGCCGGAATTTGTAATCTTTTGGGATTAAAAAACTTAAAAATTCTTCAACCTAAAAAAAATAATTTAAAGCAATTAAATGTTTACGTTCCGAAAGACTATTCTGAATCTATAAAAGAAGCGCTTTTCTCTGCCGGAGCTGGAAATATCGGATTTTATGACGAGTGCAGTTTTAAGACAGAAGGAAAAGGAACATTCAGACCGATTGAAGGTTCAAATCCGTTTTCTGGACAGCAAAATGTACGTGAAAATGCTGAAGAAGATATGGTTTCTGTAATTTTTGAATCTTTTAAACAAAATCAAATTGTGGCCGCAATGAAAGATGCGCATCCTTACGAAGAAGTTGCTCATCAGATATATCAGCTTGAAAATGAAAATCAGTATTCAGGTTTGGGAATGTACGGTGAATTTGAAACTGAAATGGATGAGAAAGAATTTCTGAGTTTTGTGAAAGAAAAATTCAATTTAAATATCATCAAACATTCTGATTTTAATCAAAAGAAAATCAAAAGAGTAGGCGTTTTGGGTGGTTCGGGAGCAAGCGGAATAAAGTCTGCACTTTCAAAAAAATGTGACGCTTACCTTACAGGAGATCTCAAATACCACGATTATTTTCTGGCAGAATCTAAAATGCTGATTTGCGACATCGGGCATTATGAATCTGAGCAATTGGTAAGTCAACAATTATTTGAAATTTTATCACAAAAATTTAGTACATTTGCAATCTTAAAATCTAGTGAAAAAACAAACCCAGTAAATTATTTCCTATAGATATGGCAAAAATCACCGAAATTTCAGTCGAAGAAAAATTAAGAGCTTTATACGATTTGCAAATCATCGATTCAAGATTGGACGAGATCCGAAATACAAGAGGAGAATTGCCAATCGAAGTTGAAGATCTTGAAATCGAGATTGAAGGCCTAGAAAAAAGAGCGGAAAAATTTCATGCAGAGATTAAAGAGCAAAATGATCAGATCAGCAATAAAAATGAAGTGATCAACCATGCGAAATCTTTAATCGAAAAATACAAATCTCAACAGGATAACGTAAGAAACAATAAAGAATTTGAAGCTTTAGGAAAAGAAATCGAATATCAAGAACTTGAAATTCAGCTTTCTGACAAAAGAATCAAAGAATTTGGTGCTAAAATCGGTCATAAAGAAGAAACTCTGAATGAGTTGAATACTAAAATCGAAAATCTTAAAAACCACCTAAAATTCAAAAAAGAAGAATTGGAAGGTTTGATTTCTGAAACTCAAAAAGAAGAAGATTATCTGATCACAAAATCTGAAGAATTTGCTTCTAAAATCGACGAAAGATTATTGGCATCTTACCACAGAATCAGAACAAACTCTTCTACAGGTCTTGCAGTAGTAGGTCTTGAAAGAGGTGCTCCGAAAGGATCTTTCTTCACAATTCCACCACAAAAGCAAATGGAAATCGCTCAGAGAAAGAAAATCATTATCGATGAACATTCAGGAAAAATTCTTGTTGACGACGAGTTGGTAAACGAAGAAACTGAAAAAATGAATTCTATTATTAAGTTTTAATATAGAGTTTTTTATAAAAATAGAAACGGCTTCAAATTTTTGAAGCCGTTTTTTTGTTACAGTATTTTTTGCTATTCAATACTTATTTCGATTCATTTTTCACCAAGCGTTTGTCATTCCGGAGGAATCTAAGTTATGTTTTAATTCTGTGTTTAGATTCCTGCCGGAATGACAAAGTGGATTTTTAATCGTTCTCAATAAAGTAAAACATGATGAATTTGTGTAGAAATTAAGAACAAAAAAAACCGTTTCAAAAACTGAAACGGTTTTTCTATTTTAGTCATGATGACCATACATTTTATCATACAAATCCTTGAACTTTTCTTTAACCGCTTTTCTTTTCAATTTAAGAGTAGGAGTTAAAAGTCCCGCTTCAATGCTCCATACTTCAGGAGTAAGCTCTATTTTTTTTATCTGTTCCCAGTTTCCTAAGTGTTCGTTGATGTCGTCGATCTCTTTCTCAATTCTTTCTTTCAGTTCAGGGCTTTTTGCAATTTCCTGCGGATTAGAGCCGATGTTGAGGTTGTTTCTCATCGCCCAGTTTTTAGCAAATTCAAAATCTGGCTGTACAAATGCGCATGGCATCTTTTCTCCATCACCGACTACCATAATCTGCTCAATAAACTTGGAAGCTTTTGCCAAATTTTCAATCGTTTGTGGAGCAATATATTTTCCGCCGGAAGTTTTAAACATTTCCTTTTTACGATCGGTGATTTGTAAAAATCCTTCACTATCGATGTGTCCGATGTCTCCGGTTTTGAAAAATCCGTCTTCTGTGAAAGTTTCTTTGGATTGTTCTTCGTTTTTAAAATAAGCTTTAAATATAGAAGGTCCTTTCACTGTAATTTCACCGTCTTCCTGAATTTTTACGGTTAAGTTATCCAACGGATGTCCTACTGTTCCCACTTTCATTTTCCCAAATGAATTTACCGAAATTACAGGTGAGGTTTCCGTTAAGCCATATCCTTCAAGAATAGGAATTCCGGCATTTTGGAACATTAAATTTAATCTTGTTGATAAAGCCGCAGAACCAGAAACCAAAGTGATAATTTCACCGCCCAAACCTTCTCTCCATTTTTTGAAAACCAGTTTGTCTGCAATAATTTCAGACAGACCAGAAGGTTTTGTAACTTCTTTCTTTTTCTGAATTAAATTTAAAGCCCAGAAGAATATTTTTTGTTTAAATCCGCCTGCTGATGAACCTGTATTATAGATTTTGTCATAAACTTTTTCTACAAGTCTCGGAACTACACTCATATAATGAGGTTTGACTTCTTTTACATTTTCACCCATTTTTTCAATGCTTTCAGCGAAATAGACTGAAAAACCATTGTATTGGAAAAGATAAAAAAGCATTCTCTCAAAAATATGGCAAATCGGTAAAAAACTTAATACCCTGGTGTCTTTGTAGTCTAAACTTTTTCGTCTCGGAATTCTTGGAAGCGATCCCAAAACATTCGAAACAATATTCTCGTGAGTCAGCATTACACCTTTCGGTTTCCCTGTAGTTCCGGAAGTATAAATTAAAGTAGCTAAATCTTGAGTATTAATTGCTTTTGAAAGATCTTCTACCTCCATTTGTGTAGAATCATCTTCACCCAAATCGAGAATTTCCTTCCAATTGGCCGCTCCGGAAATGTTGTCAAAAGTGAAAACACCTTGTAGTGAAGCAACGTTGTGCTTGATTTTCATTACTTTAGCCAGAAGTTCTTTATCAGAAACAAAGCAATATTTTATTTCGGCATTATTGAATATAAACTCATAATCTTCAGGTGAAATGCTTGGATAAACAGGAACTGAAACCACCCCGATTTGTGAAAGCCCAAGATCCATGATTGCCCATTCTGTACGGGAATTGGTAGTAATCAAGGCTATTTTATCACCAGGTTTTATACCCAGTTTCAAAAGGCCTCTGGAAATTTTGTTTCCTTGGTTTACAAACTCCTGAGTTGATGTCTTTATCCACTCGCCTTGATGTTTTGTAGCGAACATTACATCATTTGGGAGTTTTTCTAAAGCGTGGTGCGGTATATCGAATAATCTTTTGATCGTCATAATTGTTAAATATTTAATATAGGATTTTAAATATAAGCATTTTTGTAAAAATAACATAAATCTGTTTACAAATCACAATTGTTAATTTTTTTTTCAGATTTGACTAAAAAGTATTAATTTACGACCATCTAATTATAATTTTTATGGACTTTAATTTATCCGAAGAACAGCTGATGATTCAGCAGGCAGCAAGAGATTTTGCACAGAACGAACTATTACCAGAAGTAATTGAAAGAGACCGTGATCAAAAATTTCCTACTGAGCAAGTGAAGAAAATGGGCGAAATGGGACTTTTGGGAATGATGGTTGATCCTAAGTACGGTGGTGCCGGTATGGATAGCGTTTCTTACGTTTTGGCAATGGAGGAGATTGCAAAAATCGATGCTTCTGCAGCAGTTGTAATGTCTGTAAATAACTCATTGGTTTGTGCCGGACTAGAAAAATATGCTTCTGAAGAGCAAAAAGTAAAATATCTTACACCATTAGCAAGCGGTCAGGTAATCGGTGCATTTGCATTATCTGAGCCGGAAGCTGGTTCTGATGCGACTTCTCAAAAAACAACAGCAGAAGACAAAGGTGACTACTATCTTTTAAATGGTGTGAAAAACTGGATCACAAATGGTGGAACAGCTACCTATTATATTGTAATCGCTCAGACAGATCCTGAGAAAAAACATAAAGGAATCAACGCTTTCATCGTAGAAAGAGGTTGGGAAGGTTTTGAGATCGGACCAAAAGAAGACAAATTGGGAATCAGAGGAAGCGATACGCATTCTTTGCTTTTCAACAATGTAAAAGTCCCTAAAGAAAACAGAATCGGTGAAGACGGTTTCGGATTCAACTTTGCAATGGCTGTTTTGAATGGCGGTAGAATAGGGATTGCATCTCAGGCTTTAGGAATTGCTTCAGGAGCTTACGAGATGGCTCTGAAATATGCTAAAACCAGAAAAGCTTTCAAAACTGAAATTATCAATCATCAGGCAATTGCTTTCAAATTGGCAGATATGGCCACTCAGATTACTGCGGCAAGAATGCTTTGTTTTAAAGCGGCTGTAGAAAAAGATGCCGGAAAAGACATTTCTGAAATAGGAGCGATGGCTAAGCTATATTCTTCTCAGGTTGCGATGGATACTACCATTGAAGCAGTTCAGATTCATGGTGGATACGGATATGTGAAAGAATATCACGTAGAAAGATTAATGAGAGATGCAAAAATCACTCAAATTTATGAGGGAACTTCTGAAATCCAAAGAATTGTGATTTCTAGAAGTATTGCAAAATAATTTCTTTAAATTTAAAGACACTAAATATCTTGTATGAAAAAATCTTGGTTAATCACTTTGGGAGTAATTTTACTTCTTGTGGGAGTTTTTATCTGGTATAAATTTTTCTTCGTTTTCGGAGAAGGAGTAAAATCAGGATATCTGAATTATGCCATTAATAAAGGCTATGTTTTTAAAACATACGAGGGCAAATTAATTCAGGAAGGTTTTGGAAGAGGAAAAACTGGAACTGTAACAAGCTATGAGTTTGAATTTTCTGTAACGGATCCTGAAATTTTTAAGCAGTTGGAACTCAACAGTGGTAAAACCTTTGATCTTCATTACAAAGAATATAACGGAACTTTGCCTTGGAGAGGAAATACAAAGTATGTTGTTGATAAAATAGTAAACATGAAATAATCATAAAAGGCTCTCGCATTGAGAGCCTTTTACTTTACACCAAATCACAAATAAATATATGAAAACTATTAATTTCTTTATTGTTTTGATTCAAATTTTTCTATAAGGTTAAATCTCGTTTTGATTTTTTTTCTCTTTTTGAAATTTTTGATAAAGCAAATTTAGGATGAATATGAATTCGAAAATTAAATCTGGTCTTAAAATTTAATTAAAATTTCCTCAATTACTTTGAATCATTTCCAGGGAGATTGTTGCTTTTCTTTTTGTAAAAATAATAACCAATTCCTGCAATTAAAAACAATGGCCAAAGAGGTAGAATAAATAAGAATATTGAAGTAATCACGTTCCAACCAGAAGAAACGGCGGCCAGAGATTGCTCTCCGAAACCTTCAGGTTTTTCTTTCACAGCAAGATTTTCATTGTCTCCATATAAAGTTATTTCTACATCACATAATGTGTTGTTCACGAAATCCTGACCGCTGATATCAATTCCTTTATTTTCAATTTCTCCAATGTTGTAGCTCAAATCTTCCATTAGATAATCAAACTTTTGAATCGGAACTCTCACTTTAAGGTAAGCGATTTTTTTGTCGTTGTTATTTAAAGAAATGTTTTCACTTTTTATGAATCCGTCGTATTTTTTAACCTGTTCTTTTACGATTTCTTTTGCGGTTTCGGCATCATTTACTTTTAATTCTAGAAGTCCGGTTTTTGTCATTTTGTTTTTTGAAACAATTTGTTCGTAGTTTTCATTTTTTGGTTTGTCTTTGTAAATGATTTTGGTTTCTTTAATGATTTTCGGTGCCGGAACGTTCACCACAATTTTCTCAGAATTTTTGTTTAAAGAATCTTTTTTCTCAATTTTAGACTCCAGCTTCATATTGGCTATTTTGTCTGATAGAGAATCAATGCTTTTAGAAGTAGATTCTATTTTTTCGGTAACATCGCTTTTTGTTTTTTCAAAATCTTTAATTTTAATGCTTGCAGAATCGAAAACAGCTTCTGCTTCATTGCTTACGTTCTTTGCTTTATCACTGATATCTGTCGTCATGCTATCAACAGAATTTAGTGATTTTTCTAATTGGGAACTTGTTGCTTCACCTTTTTTACACATTGTGAAACTGGTCGCTGCTGCTAATAATAAGATGTACTTTTTCATAACATTAATTTTTTTGTTGAAGTAAAATTATAAGGTTATCTCCACCGAAATTTGTAAAAGAAATGTATGATTTTGGTAAAGTTTTATCTTGTTCATAATCAGTTATTTGTAAAATGATTATAGTTATTTTACAAAAAAAATGTTAAATGTTAAAAATGTTAAAAAAAAATATTCATTAGAAATATAATAATATTTACCTTTGCTTTTTGAGACTTTAATAATGAAATATACTTTCTTATTGGTTTTGTCGTTTTTAATTAGTTCTGCAGAATTCAGTTGTAGAAGTGTTTCTATGGCAAATAATGAATTAAAAGCTGAATCAATAATGAATGAGCCACAAGGTAATGTTGAGTTTTCTGAGGTGAGAAGATTGAATCGTGAGGTACA contains:
- a CDS encoding T9SS type A sorting domain-containing protein → MKKLLLFSYFFLSIFLNAQITLGGGSTTVGPAPVSTYFGYSYVQQIFTKNEINTNAAGNISGLKFYLNPNSTITNSSSWVIYLGTTTKTNFSSTADWIPVSQLNQVFSGTVNNVNGVVTVTFPVPFLYNNIGNLVVAVKENTPNYDINGFDDAFYGYYSSVNSVLFYSDDNINPNPSFPPAGSLTDQKSVITFTGLIAGSTIACPDVAYPLNNAVYIPLSPTVEWNAVPGATSYKVSVGTTMGASDVVNQQSVSATSFTVPQTLSVNTVYYLKVTAVNTAGESQGCSTTMFRTTPGQPANDECSNAATLTVNPNASCTAFAQGYTLGATDSGVTAGSCFGNPDDDVWFKFVATATTHKISLNNIVSIGTNFSDDIDFQIFSGACGNLTSVLCSDPASSLVTGLTVGSTYYLRVYSGSGAGSNNSFEICVGTVPPPPVNDVCSGALATTSFPYSYTQSDALGATNNSGFLNACSNGTTDRMNDGTWFTFVGNGSNVDIIVAMPAGSYFDPQIGVFTGSCAALNCFDTVDDAGDGETEILSVASVAGTTYYVNVGHYNGVIDEAEDTFTISMISGVLAATEVDEVKNKVKVYPNPFTDGINLSDFKNIKSVSVIDLSGRNLKTIESPTSFIHLDQLKSGMYILSLLMKDGSKQSLKIIRK
- a CDS encoding ion transporter; translated protein: MEREHNLVPGDKLWKRFLYRIIYRSDTKLGKLFDIVLLCLILVSTFIIMMESVPKLDKKFHIYFIISEWIISVLFSAEYFTRIAVLKNKKHYIFSFFGIIDFLSLIPFYLSFLFPVTKYFLIFRMLRMLRVFRVFNLLDFMNDGFVIVRALKNSSRKIYIFLLFLIIFSVIVGSLMFMVEGGRPGFETIPQSIYWAVVTVTTVGYGDVSPITPTGKFFAVILMLAGYSIIAVPTGIVTAEMRNKRQNLELICERCGNEDIDDDARYCKQCGKKLA
- a CDS encoding Nif3-like dinuclear metal center hexameric protein — encoded protein: MTIQKVIAEIEKYIAMPQAEDFDNVGLLCGLADRNVSGILVCHDALENVVDEAIHKNCNLIVCFHPIIFSGLKSLTGKNYVERAILKAIENKVAIYAIHTAFDNDFYGVNAGICNLLGLKNLKILQPKKNNLKQLNVYVPKDYSESIKEALFSAGAGNIGFYDECSFKTEGKGTFRPIEGSNPFSGQQNVRENAEEDMVSVIFESFKQNQIVAAMKDAHPYEEVAHQIYQLENENQYSGLGMYGEFETEMDEKEFLSFVKEKFNLNIIKHSDFNQKKIKRVGVLGGSGASGIKSALSKKCDAYLTGDLKYHDYFLAESKMLICDIGHYESEQLVSQQLFEILSQKFSTFAILKSSEKTNPVNYFL
- a CDS encoding zinc ribbon domain-containing protein, which encodes MAKITEISVEEKLRALYDLQIIDSRLDEIRNTRGELPIEVEDLEIEIEGLEKRAEKFHAEIKEQNDQISNKNEVINHAKSLIEKYKSQQDNVRNNKEFEALGKEIEYQELEIQLSDKRIKEFGAKIGHKEETLNELNTKIENLKNHLKFKKEELEGLISETQKEEDYLITKSEEFASKIDERLLASYHRIRTNSSTGLAVVGLERGAPKGSFFTIPPQKQMEIAQRKKIIIDEHSGKILVDDELVNEETEKMNSIIKF
- a CDS encoding long-chain fatty acid--CoA ligase is translated as MTIKRLFDIPHHALEKLPNDVMFATKHQGEWIKTSTQEFVNQGNKISRGLLKLGIKPGDKIALITTNSRTEWAIMDLGLSQIGVVSVPVYPSISPEDYEFIFNNAEIKYCFVSDKELLAKVMKIKHNVASLQGVFTFDNISGAANWKEILDLGEDDSTQMEVEDLSKAINTQDLATLIYTSGTTGKPKGVMLTHENIVSNVLGSLPRIPRRKSLDYKDTRVLSFLPICHIFERMLFYLFQYNGFSVYFAESIEKMGENVKEVKPHYMSVVPRLVEKVYDKIYNTGSSAGGFKQKIFFWALNLIQKKKEVTKPSGLSEIIADKLVFKKWREGLGGEIITLVSGSAALSTRLNLMFQNAGIPILEGYGLTETSPVISVNSFGKMKVGTVGHPLDNLTVKIQEDGEITVKGPSIFKAYFKNEEQSKETFTEDGFFKTGDIGHIDSEGFLQITDRKKEMFKTSGGKYIAPQTIENLAKASKFIEQIMVVGDGEKMPCAFVQPDFEFAKNWAMRNNLNIGSNPQEIAKSPELKERIEKEIDDINEHLGNWEQIKKIELTPEVWSIEAGLLTPTLKLKRKAVKEKFKDLYDKMYGHHD
- a CDS encoding acyl-CoA dehydrogenase, producing the protein MDFNLSEEQLMIQQAARDFAQNELLPEVIERDRDQKFPTEQVKKMGEMGLLGMMVDPKYGGAGMDSVSYVLAMEEIAKIDASAAVVMSVNNSLVCAGLEKYASEEQKVKYLTPLASGQVIGAFALSEPEAGSDATSQKTTAEDKGDYYLLNGVKNWITNGGTATYYIVIAQTDPEKKHKGINAFIVERGWEGFEIGPKEDKLGIRGSDTHSLLFNNVKVPKENRIGEDGFGFNFAMAVLNGGRIGIASQALGIASGAYEMALKYAKTRKAFKTEIINHQAIAFKLADMATQITAARMLCFKAAVEKDAGKDISEIGAMAKLYSSQVAMDTTIEAVQIHGGYGYVKEYHVERLMRDAKITQIYEGTSEIQRIVISRSIAK
- a CDS encoding DUF4349 domain-containing protein, coding for MKKYILLLAAATSFTMCKKGEATSSQLEKSLNSVDSMTTDISDKAKNVSNEAEAVFDSASIKIKDFEKTKSDVTEKIESTSKSIDSLSDKIANMKLESKIEKKDSLNKNSEKIVVNVPAPKIIKETKIIYKDKPKNENYEQIVSKNKMTKTGLLELKVNDAETAKEIVKEQVKKYDGFIKSENISLNNNDKKIAYLKVRVPIQKFDYLMEDLSYNIGEIENKGIDISGQDFVNNTLCDVEITLYGDNENLAVKEKPEGFGEQSLAAVSSGWNVITSIFLFILPLWPLFLIAGIGYYFYKKKSNNLPGNDSK